The Guyparkeria halophila DNA window GTCCGTCGCCGCGCCGCTGGAGCAGGCCATCAACGGCGTCGACGACATGCTCTACATGACGTCGGGCAGCTCGGATGCGGGCACGATGAACCTGTCGGTGACCTTCGCCACCGGCACCGACCCGGACCAGGCGACCATCGACGTCAACAACCGGGTACAGCGCGCCCTGCCCCAACTGCCGCAGGAAGTGCGTGACCAAGGCGTGGTGGTGAACAAGAAGAGCAGCTCGCTGCTGATGGTGATCACGCTGATCTCCGAGAACGAGCAGTTCGACACCAAGTTCCTGAGCAACTACGGCCTGATCAACATCCTCGACTCGCTCAAGCGGGTCCCCGGCATCGGCGATGCGCGCCTGTTCGGTGCGCAGGACTACTCCATCCGGGTCTGGTTCGACCCAGCGAAACTGGCCCACTTCAATCTCACCCAGGATGATATCGCCGCGGCGATCCGCGAACAGAACGCCCAGTTTGCCGCTGGCAAGTTCAATGACTCGCCCAACAAGGAGGGCGAGGCGTTCACCTACACCATCACCTCGCAGGGGCGCTTTTCCGACGTCGAGGAGTTCCAGAACATCATCCTCGCCTCGTCCGAGGATGGGGGCACGCTGCGCCTGAGCGACGTGGCGGAGGTCGAACTCGGGTCACAGCGCTACGGTTTCAACGCCACCTACAACGGCGCGCCCACCGTACCGATGGGGATCTATCTCGCCCCGGGCGCCAACGCGCTGGAGACGGTCGCCGAGGTGCGCGAGCGGATGGCCGAGCTCTCCGAGCGATTCCCGGGCGACATGGACTACAAGATCCCGCTGGACACCACCGACTTCGTCCGCATCTCGATCAAGGAAGTCCTCAAGGTATTCGTCGAGGCGCTGATCCTGGTCACGCTGGTGATCTTCATCTTCCTGCAGAAACCGCGCGCGACCATCGTGCCGCTGATCGCCATTCCGGTCGCCCTGATCGGCGCCCTGGCGGGTCTGTTTCTCACCGGCATGTCGATCAACCTGCTGACGCTGTTCGGCTTCGTGCTGGCGATCGGCATCGTGGTGGACGATGCGATCATCGTGATCGAAAACGTCGAGCGTCTGATGCGCGAGGAAGGCCTCAAGGCCCGCGAGGCATCGATCAAGGCGATGGAACAGGTTACCGGACCGATCGTCGCCACCACTCTGGTGTTGCTGGCGGTGTTCGTCCCGGTCGCCTTCATCCCCGGGCTTGCCGGCGAAATGTATCGCCAGTTCGCGGTGGCCCTGTCGATCTCGGTGGTGCTGTCCGGCGTGGTCGCCCTGACGCTCACCCCATCGATGACCGCCCTGCTCCTCAAGAACCACAAGGACAAGGAGCCGGTCCTGCCGTTCCGCTTGTTCAACCGGGGCTTCGACGCCTTCCGCAATGGCTACATGAAGCTGGTCCACTTCTTCCTGGTGGCCTGGCCCGTGGGTCTTTTGATCTTCGCCGGTGTCGTGATCGCCGCCGTGGTCATGTTCCGCAGTACACCGACCGGTCTCGTTCCCGAGGAGGATCCGGGCTACTTCATCTCCACGTTGAATCTCGACCCGGCGGCAAGCCTCTCGCGCACGGGTGAAGTGCGGGACGAGTACTCGGCGATGATCCGCGAAAACCCGGATGTGCAGATGCAGGTGGCCTTCGCCGGCTTCGATCTGCTGGCCGGGACCCAGCGCCCCTACAAGGGCGTGGCCTTTACGCGGCTGAATGACTGGTCGGAACGACCCGACGCTGACCAGAGCGTCCAGGCGACGGTCAAGAAGGCCATGGGGGCGGCAACCCAGATTGAGGAAGGTTTCATCATGGCGTTCACGCCGCCGCCCATCCGGGGCATGTCGACCACGGGCGGCTTCGAGGCCTATCTCCAGCAGCGCGGCTCGGCCGATGTCAAGGCACTCGCCGAGGCCGCCAATGCCCTGGTCGCCGCGGCCAACAAGCGACCGGAACTGGCCGGGGTGCGCACCACCTTCGTCGACAATACGCCGCAGTTCCGCATGGACGTGGACCGCGAGCAGGCCTACGCCCTGGACGTGCCGGTCGCGGCCGTGTTCCGCACCATGCAGGGCACCTTCGGCACCCGTTACATCAACGACTTCACGCTGTTCGGGCGCAATTTCCAGGTCAATATGGCCGCGGATGCGCAATTCCGTGCCGACCCGCAGGACCTGGAAAACGTCTTCGTGCGCAGTGGCGATCAACAGCTGGTACCGATCAGCTCGGTGGTGACACTGACCCGCACCACCGGCGCGGACGTGATCGACCGCTTCAATATCTTCCCGGCGGCCAAGATCATGGGCAGTGCCGCGGAGGGTTACTCGTCGGGCCAGGCGCTGATCGCCATGCAGGAGGTCATCGACCAGGCACTCGGTGGCGGTGACTACACCCTGGGCTGGGTCGGCTCGGCCTTCCAGGAGCTCTCCAGCGGCTCGGCCGGTGCCATTGCCTTCCTGTTGGGCGTGATCATGGTGTTCCTGATTCTCGCCGCACAGTACGAGCGCTGGTCCCTGCCCTTCGCCGTGATCACCGCGGTGCCATTCGCCGTGCTGGGGGCCCTGATTGCGATCTGGATGCGCGGTCTCAACATCGACATCTACTTCCAGGTCGGCATGCTGGTGCTGATCGCGATGTCGGCGAAGAACGCCATCCTGGTGGTCGAATTCGCCGCCAAGATGCACAGCGAGGACGGCCTGTCGATCAAGGAGGCAGCGCTCAAGGCGGCCCGTATCCGCTTCCGCCCGGTGATCATGACCTCGATGGCCTTCATCCTGGGCGTGTTGCCGCTCGCGCTGGCAACCGGCGCCGGCGAGGCGGCGCGCAATTCGCTCGGCACGCCGATCGTGGGCGGGATGATCCTGGCGACCTACGTGGCGATCCTGTTCATCCCGATGTTCTTCGAATTGCTGCAGACGGGCAGTGAAAAGCTGTTCCGCCGCAAGCAGGCATCCGCCTGACGGCCCTGACGCGTGATGAAGGCCACCGATCACGACACTTGGATGCCCCTCGGTCATCGGGATGACTCGGGAAGTGGCCATCTCTGGGTGCGGCTGGCATTCACCCACGGGATGCTGACCCGCATGCAGGTGGAAGAAGCCCCGGTCGACGAGCGGAGGGTCCGTGATGTCTTGCCCACCGAGTACGCCGACGTCGGCGAGCTCCTGAACCACTGGGACAAGGGGATCGACAACCCGTTCGACTGGACCACACACCCCGGTTTCCCACCCGTGGGGACCACCTTCCAGCGCGCCGTCTGGTCGGCATTGTGCCGGGTGCCATGGGGCGAGTCGGTGGGCTATGGTGAGCTTGCCCGGCGGGTGGGACGACCGGGTGCGGCCCGGGCCGTGGGCCAGGCCGTGGGGGCCAACCCCTGGGCACCCCTGATCCCGTGTCACCGGGTGCTCGCGGCCAATCAGGGGTTGGGCGGGTACGCGCAGGGCACGCGTATCAAGTCACGCCTGCTGGCGCTCGAGGGAACGGCCTACCGCTGAGATTGGGATCGGCGACCCGCTCTACCCTGACGGGAGGTCGGATTCAGGCGTCCGCTTCTCCGGCGCCTGCGCATCGAGCTCGCCCCAGTACCGCATGCGCTCGGCGATGCTGCGCTCCAGGCCCCGCTCCACCGGCGCGTAGAACCGCGTACCGACCAACCCATCGGGCAGGTAGGTCTCGCCGGCGGCATAGGCCTCCGGCTCGTCGTGGGCATAGCGATACCCTTTTCCCCAACCCTCGCGCTCCATCAGGGCGGTGGGCGCGTTGCGCAGGTGCATGGGCACGGGGTCGGTGCCGCGTTGCTTGACCGTGGCCAGTATCGCCTTGTGCGCGGTGTACACCGCATTGCTCTTGGGGGCGACGGCCAGATACATGGCCGCCTGGGTCAGCATCAACTCGCCTTCGGGCACACCGAGACGATCGAATGCCGTCCAGGCATCCAGCGCCATGGTCAGGGCCCGCGGATCGGCGTTGCCGATATCCTCGGAGGCAATGCGCACCAGTCGACGGGCGAGATAGGACGGATCGGCCCCGCCATCGAGCATGCGCAACAACCAGTACGCCCCGGCATCCGGGTTCGAGCCGCGGATCGCCTTGTGCATCGCCGATATCTGGTCGTAGAACTCGTCCCCGCCCTGGTCGAAACGTCGTGGTGACTGGCTCAGAAGCGACTCGAGCGTCTCCTCACCCACCTCGCGGGCGGTGCCGTCGGCTCGGTCGCCGGCGAGTTGCGCGGCCAGTTCCAACAAGGTGAGCAGGCGTCGCGCGTCGCCGTCGGCCGCGGCGACCAGCCGATCGGCGATGGCGGACTCCATCACCAAAGGCGGCCCGCCGGTGGTCTCGCGCACGCCCTGCGGGTGCGTCAACGCCCGGTCGAGCAAGGCATGCATCGCCGCATCGTCCAGCGGTTGCAGACGATAGACCCGCAAGCGCGAGAGCAACGCGTTGTTCAACGAGAAGGAGGGATTCTCGGTGGTCGCGCCAACCAGGACCAGCACGCCCCGCTCCACCGACGGCAGCAGTTGGTCCTGTTGCGACTTGTTGAATCGATGGATCTCGTCGAGAAAGAGGACGGTGAGACGCCCCGACGACTGCCGGCGTTCGCGGGCGCCCTGTATGACCGCCCGCAGCTCACGCACCCCCGCCTCGACCGCCGACATGTAGACGATTTCCGCCTGCAGGCGCTCGGCGTAGAGGCCGGCCAGCGTGGTCTTGCCCACGCCTGGAGGCCCCCAGAGCAGGCAGGAATGCGCCTGGCGCTTTTCCATCGCCACCCGCAACGGCGCCGTTTCGCCCACCACGCGCACCTGCCCGGCAAATTCATCGACATGGCTGGGGCGCAGACGGTCGGCCAGCGGCCGATAGACCGAGCTAGGTTCGCCGCGAGGCTCCCCTTCCTCGGTGCCGAACAGATCGTCTTGCGGGCTCAACTTGTCCACCCTCCGATCTCCTGCCTGACGATAACGGTGACGATCACGCCAGTCTCACTGGATGCCCGGTGGTTCGCGCGCCTCGACCACATCCACGCCCTCGGGGGCCTCGAACCGGAAGGTCGATTCGTCGACTGGCTGGTTGAAACGGCGGGACTCGAATGACACCCGGGTGGTTTGATCGAGCTGATCGACAAAGCGCATCTCACGGATGCCCCGCTCGTCGACACCCAACAGCACCTCGCGGAAATCGCCCTGCTCGTCGCGGGGGCGCAACGCGAACCAGTCGAGGCCGCCCTCGCTTTCGAGGTGGCGAACGTGAAAGAGCTCGGTGACGGGGCGCTCGCCGGTCAGGATCGCGATGGGTGCACCGTCGGTCGCCGACAAGGGCGAGCGGCTGGCCTGCCGCAGATCGGGTTCGTAGACCCAGAGCGTCCCGTCGTTCGCGATCAGTTCCTGCACGTACGGGGTTTCGTATCGCCAGAAGAACTGGCCCGGGCGCTTGAGCACGAACGTCCCCGACGATTGACGACGCACCTGTCCCTTCGCGTCACGACGCTCCTGAACGAAATCCGCCGCCAACGTCTCGATGTCGGTCAGCTGTTTGACCAGCGCATCGACATCGTCCGATGGCGCGGCCTCGGCCAACGGTGAAAACAGAACGGCGGTCAGAAAGGCCAATGCCACAAGAATGCCGCCGGTACGAAAAGATTGTCTGCTCATGAATCACCAGCTGGTGGGTGGGACCGGTTCGACGCCCGGCGGCCGGGCAGGTTCCGGCCCGTCGATGCAAATCGGCGCGAACCGGGGCGAATGGAGACCTATTTCGGCGGCGGAGGCGCGATCACCTCGCGGCTGCCGTTGGACCCCAGCGCACCGACAACACCGTCGGCCTCCATCTGCTCGACCAGCCGCGCCGAGCGGTTGTAGCCGATCTTGAGGCGGCGCTGGACGTAGGAAATCGATGCCTTGCGCGACTCGGTGACGATCGCCACCGCCTGATCGTACAACTCGTCGATCTCCTCGCCATCGGCCCGCACCGGCTTTTCCCCTGGCAGGGTCACGTTGGCGGCGGTGTCCTCCGAGAGCACCTCATCAAGGTACTCGGGCTCACCCAGGGTCTTGAGTGCCTCGACCACGCGATGCACCTCTTCGTCGCCGACGAAGGCCCCGTGAACCCGCATCGGCATGCCGCTGCCCGGCGGGAGGTACAGCATGTCACCGTGGCCCAGCAGCTGCTCGGCGCCCATCTGGTCGAGAATGGTGCGGGAATCCACCTTGGAGGACACCTGGAAGGCGATGCGCGTGGGGATGTTGGCCTTGATCAGGCCGGTAATCACATCCACCGAGGGCCTCTGGGTCGCGAGGATCAGGTGGATGCCGGCGGCGCGGGCCTTCTGCGCCAGGCGCGCGATCAATTCCTCCACCTTCTTGCCGACCACCATCATCATGTCGGCAAACTCGTCCACCACGATCACCAGATACGGCATCGGCTCGAGCGTCGGCGGCGGCAGGTCGGGGTCGAAGGCCTGGGCGTGGTCGTAGAAGGGGTCCTTGATCGGCTCGCCGCGTGCAATCGCCTCGCGGATCTTCTCGTTCGCCCCGGCAATATTGCGCACGCCCAGCCTCGCCATCAGGCGGTAGCGTCGCTCCATCTCGCCCACGGCCCAGCGAAGCGCATTGGATGCCTCCTTCATGTCGGTAACCACCGGCGCCAACAGGTGGCCGATGCCCTCGTAGACCGACAATTCCAGCATCTTCGGGTCAATCAGGATCAGACGCACTTCATCGGCGGTCGCCTTGTAGAGCAGGCTCAGGATCATGGCATTGACCCCGACCGACTTGCCCGAGCCGGTGGTGCCCGCCACCAGCAGGTGCGGCATGCGGCCCAGATCGGCCATGATCGGTTCACCACCGATGTCCTTGCCCAACGCCACGGTCAGCGGCGAGCGCGCCTCCCGGTAGCGGCGGGATTCGAGCAGTTCCCGCAGGGCGATGATTTCCCGTGCCGTGTTCGGGATTTCCAGCCCCACCGTGGACTTGCCCGGGATCACCTCGACCACGCGGACCGAGACGATCGACAGGGCACGAGCCAAGTCCTTGGCCAGATTCGAGATCTGGCTGACCTTGACCCCCGGGGCCGGCTGTAGTTCGAAGCGGGTGATCACGGGACCGGGATGCGCGGCCACCACGTCAACGGCCACGCCGAACTCGGACAGTCGCGCCTCGATGACCTCCGACATGTGTTGGAGGTCACCCTTGTCAAAGCCGCTGCTTTGCTGCACCGGCCGATCCAGCAGCTCGAGGATGGGCTTGCCATCGGCCGTACCGAGCTCCGGCTGCGGCGGCGTGCCCGATTTCCTCTTTGTGGGGGTGACCGATGTCGCGGGGGTCGATCTCGGTGCTGGTGTGCTCTTGGCCCGGGGCTTGGGCTTGTTTTCCGCCGGCGGCGTTTTCTTCCGACGCTGCTCGACCTCTTCATAGCTCGCGCCGACTTCCGGGATCGGCGCCGGTCCCGGTCGACGGGACAGGGGCAATCGAGCCACGATCCATTTGGCGATTGCCCGTGCCCCGTTGACCAGACGCAGCAACGTCGCCCCGATCAGATCGAACAGGGCGAACCAGGAAAGCCCCGTGGTGGCGGAAACGCCGAGCATCATGAGCCCAAGCAGGACCAGGGTGCTGCCAAGCGCCCCCAGCAGGCGGACCATGCCCTCGGCAAGCACGAGCCCCAGCACACCGCCGGCGGAGAGACCGCTGGGAGCGGCCAACGGCTCATGGTTGATCGATGCGAGCACGCTCACGCAAAGCACCAGCAGCAACACGCCCAGCCACTGAATGGCAAACGGCAGGTCGGCCCAGGGGTTGCCCTGCCGTGCACGACGGAAGGTACGCCACAACAGCGGCAACAGGGCCGGCACCAGCATGTAGGCACCGAAGCCGACCAGGTAGCGCGCGCCGTCTGCCACCCAGGCCCCGACCAGCCCGGCCGCGTTGCGCACTTCCCCAGCGCCGGTAACGCTGAAGGCGGGATCAGCCGGGTGGTAGCTGAGCAATGCGAGCAGATAGACGCCCAGCAATAGCGCCACCACCAGCAACGCCAACTCCAACAGGGCAAGCTGGGGACGGAAGATCGCGGGCTTGGTCATTCCGGGCATCTTGGGCCGCCTATCCTTAATATGCTCAACAGGTTACTCGCGTTTCTTTGAGTGAAGGATCGAGTCGGGATCATAGCAAGCCGACAACAGCGGTGCCAAGTGCCATACCTCCCGACAACACACCCGATCCCGTTTGACAACCGATCGGTTCGACTATCATGGTCGGGCACGACCAACCATCCAACTACCGACAAGCAACCGGAACGCATCATGAGCAACGAACCCGACCTCTGGCGCGAGACGCTTAGCGAAGAACAGTACCGTATTTGCCGCCTTGGCGGCACGGAGGCCCCTTGGTCCGGCGCCCTTAACGACGAAAAGCGCCCGGGGCGCTTCGACTGTGTCTGCTGTGGGCGTTCTTTGTTCGTTAGCGATGCCAAGTTCGATTCTGGCTCCGGCTGGCCCAGCTTCTTCCAGCCTGCCAGTGCCGAGGCGCTCATTACCCGCAGCGACACCAGTCACGGCATGACCCGCACCGAAGTGCTCTGCGCCGGCTGCAACGCGCACCTCGGTCATGTGTTCGAGGACGGTCCGCAGCCGAGCGGCCTGCGTTATTGCATCAACAGCGTCTGCCTGGATTTCGTCCCGACCGACGAACAGCCCGCTACTTGACGACCCGAAGACTGGGGCCGCCCTTGCCACCACCCGACGGTGGTGGATCGTCGTCAGGGCCATCGCCATCTGACCCGGCGTCCGAGCCGCTCGCCGACGGGTCATCACTCTCCTTGTCCGCTGCTCCATCTTCGCCACCCGGCACGGCTCGCAACTGAGGGCGACCCTTGCTGCCCGACTTGGGCGCCGGCGTCCCCTCAAGGTCCTCGTCGGACTGCGGGAACGTCTCTTCCGGCTCGTCCGGGAAGGTCGCCCCCTGCCCCGAGTCACGATCAACGATCGCACGTACCGCATGCATGGGGACGAACACCCGTTCGGGCTGCCCGCCGAAACGGGCCTCAAACGAGATGCCCACGCGATCCATGTGGAAGTCACGCACCGCCGAAGGACTGATGTTGAGCTGGATGTGACCGTCCTCGACGAACTGAGTCGGGACCATCACTTCCTCGGCATCGGCATTCACGACCAGGTGGGGCGTGTGCCCCTGGTCGAGAATCCAGTCGTAGAAAGCGGGAACGAGGTAGGGACGCTTCGAGAGCATTAAGAGACCTCTGCGCGAATGGAATGGCGATTCGGCGTAGTTTGCTCGACGCTGATGCCGGTCACCCCGTTACGAGACAAACGGGCACCAGCAATGCCCGGCTCAATAGGCGAACGTGTGGACGATCAACGCCGGGACACGGTCCATGGAAAGACGCTTGCGTCAGCCGCGCATCTCGCGTTCGACTTCGGTGAGGCTCGCCTGGAACGTGGGTCGGCTGAACACACGATCCATGTAGTCCTGGATGGGCTTGGCGCCCGGTCCGGTCAGCTCGATGCCGTATTTCGGCAAGTACCACAGCAACGCGGCCAGGGTCACGTCCGCCAGGGAGAACTCCTCGCTCATGAAGAACGGCATGGCCGAAAAGATCGGTGCCGCGGACAACAGCTCTTCCTTGAGTTGCTTGCGGGCCCGGGCAACAGTCTTCTCGCCGCGCTCGAACTCCGGCAGCAGGCCATACCAGTCCTTTTCAATCCGGTAGAGCGCGGTACGCACCTTTGCCCGGCTGACCGGGTCGACCGGCATCAGCGGCGGGTGCGGGAAGCGCTCGTCCAAGTACTCCATGATGACGCGGGCATTGGTCAACACGAGGTCGCGATCGGCCAGCACCGGGACCGTGCCTTCCGGCGACAGGTCGTGAAAGTCTTCCGGCGGCTCCTGTTCGGACAGGTCGATGATCTCGGCGGTCAGCTCCTTCTCCGCGAGAACAATGCGGGTGCGGTGGCAGTCCGGTGAGTCCGGGCTGGTGAACAAGGTCATGACCGAACGACGATTGACGGTCGCCATTGGCGCCTCCCATGGTGCAATGGTTAAAACGGCATGATAACAAAAACCCGGCCTCGGGGCCGGGTTGATCGGGGGTTGGCGCGTCTAACGAGCCGCTCGTTGGCGCCGGTTCAGTGCTTGATGTCGCGCCAATATTCCTTCTTCAGCAAATACATCACCAACGTGAAGATAAACAGGAACGCCAGCACGTACGGCCCGTAATGTGCACGCAGTAACGCGGCCGGCTCCGCCATGTAAACCATGTACGCGGTCAGATCGCGCATCTTCTGTTCGAACTCTTCCTCCGAAAGCGTGCCGGGCCGCTCCGGTGATTCGAGCCCAACCAGACGGCGCTTGGCATCCTCGCCCTCACCCTCGGTTTCGTAGACCGGTTGCTTGAGGCCCTGCTCGGCGGCCAGCACGTGCGGCATGCTCACCAGCGGGAATACCGCATTGTTGACGCCCCACAACGTGTCGGGATCCTCGTAGAACGTGGTGAGGTAGGTATACATCCAGTCCGCGCCGTGTACTCGCGCCGAGAGGGTCAAATCCGGCGGCACGATACCGAAGGTTTGTTGAGCGTACTCTGCCGGCATGTTGGTCTCGATGACGTCGCCCGGCTTGCTGGACTCATCGGGCATCAGCACGGCCAACTGCTCGTCGGAAAGTCCAAGGTCCTCGCCGATGCGACCAAAACGCATCATCTTGGCACTGTGGCACGACGCACAGCTGTCCATGAACGTCTGTGCCCCTCGATAGAGCGATGCCTTGTCGCTCAGGTCAACCTCGGCATCCGCGAGCGGATAATTGCTGCTGGCCGCCTTCGCATTGGGCGTTGCGATCAAGCCAATCAGAAACATTAGAAAGGTGATACGAATCATTGCAGATGCTCCGGCACGGCCTTGGTACGTTCATGACGGCTGATGAAATACAGCGCGATGAAGAAGCCGAAATACACGGCCGACAGCAGCTGGGAACCCAGCGTGCCAAGCGTGGTCGGCGGCTGGGTACCCAGGTACCCAAGTCCGATGAACGCCGCAGCGAACGCGAACAGGTTGACCTTGAACGCCGTCGAGCGGTAGCGGATCGATCGAGTGCGATTGCGGTCGATCCATGGCAGCACGAACAGGATCAGGATTGCCACCGTCATGGCCAGCACGCCCAGGAATTTGTCCGGGACAGCGCGCAGGATCGCGTAGTGCGGCGCGAAGTACCACACCGGGGCGATGTGCTCAGGGGTCTTGAGCGGATCCGCCGGAATGAAGTTCGGATGCTCGAGGAACAGGCCACCGCCATCGGGCCAGTAGAACAGCACGACGGCGAAGATGAACATGAACACGCCCAGACCGAAGAGATCCTTGACGGTGTAGTAGGGATGGAACGGGATGCCGTCGACCGGCTTGCCGGTCTCGTCCTTGTGCTCCTTGATGTCGATGCCATCGGGGTTGTTCGAACCGACTTCATGCAGCGCCATGATGTGACCGCCGATCAGGAACAGCAGCACCAGCGGCAGGGCGATCACGTGCAGGGCGAAGAACCGGTTCAGGGTCGCATCGGAGATGACGTAGTCGCCCCGAATCCACAGCGCCAGGTCGGGACCAATCACCGGAACCGAGCTGAACAGGGAGATGATCACCTGCGCGCCCCAGAAGGACATCTGCCCCCAAGGCAGCAGGTACCCCATGAACGCCTCTGCCATCAGCACCAGCAGAATCAGGACCCCGAAGATCCAGATCAACTCGCGCGGCTTCTTGTAACTGCCGTACATCATCCCCCGGAAGATGTGCAGGTAGACGGCAAGGAAGAAGAACGAGGCACCGGTGGAGTGCAGGTAGCGGAGCAACCAGCCCCACTCCACATCGCGCATGATGTACTCAACCGAGGCGAAGGCATTTTCCGCCGAGGGCTTGTAGCTCATCGTCAGCCAGATGCCGGTGACGATCTGCAGGACAAACACGACCAACAGCAGCGAGCCGAAGTAGTACCAGAAGTTGAAGTTGTGGGGGACGTAGTACTTTGCCAGGTGCGCATTCCAGAAATGCGACACCGGCAGGCGGTCGTCCACCCATTTTCCCAGGGACTTGATCATGCTGCCTCCTCCTCGGTACCGCCGACACGAACGATATCGCCGCTGACATAGACGTACGGCGGCACTTCCAGGTTCGTCGGTGCCGGCACGCCTTTGTAGACCCGCCCGGAGATATCGAACTTCGAGCCATGACAGGGGCAGAAGAAACCGCCTTTCCAGTCGTCACCCAGGTCGTCGGGCGCCACTTCCGGTCGATAGGTGGGCGCGCAACCCAGATGGGTGCAGATGCCGACCACCACGAGGTAACGCTTGTGTTCCTCGCGGGCCCGATAGATGTTGGCGGCGAATGGCGGCTGCTGCTCCACCACACGCGAATCGGGATCCTGGACCTCATCGTTGAGCTCGGGCAGGGACTCGAGCATGCGATCCGTGCGGTGCACCAGATAAACGGGCTTGCCGCGCCAAGACACGGTGGTCATCTGCCCGGGGGAGAGCTTGCCGATATTCACGTCCACCGGCGCGCCGGCGGCCTGGGCCTTGGCACTGGGCTGGAAGGAACTCAAGAACGGCACGGCGGCAAAGCCGACGCCCACCGCGCCAACCGCCGTCGCCGCGCCGGTCAGAAACCGGCGCCTTGCCGGGTTGGAGGGAGAATCAGCCATTGTTACGTCGTACTCCTGGATGGTTGTCCGTCAATCGATCACGACCGGAAAGCAATTCCGCGTCGCTCGTGTTGTTGGCGAGCCTTGTCGGCCTCCCTGCACCCGGCGAAGAACACCCGGAACGTATTCCGGGGGCGCCATGGGCATCACCGATGCGAAGCATCTGCCATTTTTACGGCCGGGGTAGTTTAAGCATCTCGATGCGACCGTCAAACAAGCGGGGCTAATACCTCGGGATAGACTTTTATTAGCTTGGGAAACCAGTTGGGTCGTTTCAGACCGGGTTGGGAATATTGACAAACCGGTGCTCGATACCGAATTCCGCGGCAATACGCTCGCCCAGCAAACGCACACCCCCCGTTTCGGTGGCGTGGTGT harbors:
- a CDS encoding ClpXP protease specificity-enhancing factor: MLSKRPYLVPAFYDWILDQGHTPHLVVNADAEEVMVPTQFVEDGHIQLNISPSAVRDFHMDRVGISFEARFGGQPERVFVPMHAVRAIVDRDSGQGATFPDEPEETFPQSDEDLEGTPAPKSGSKGRPQLRAVPGGEDGAADKESDDPSASGSDAGSDGDGPDDDPPPSGGGKGGPSLRVVK
- a CDS encoding cytochrome b: MIKSLGKWVDDRLPVSHFWNAHLAKYYVPHNFNFWYYFGSLLLVVFVLQIVTGIWLTMSYKPSAENAFASVEYIMRDVEWGWLLRYLHSTGASFFFLAVYLHIFRGMMYGSYKKPRELIWIFGVLILLVLMAEAFMGYLLPWGQMSFWGAQVIISLFSSVPVIGPDLALWIRGDYVISDATLNRFFALHVIALPLVLLFLIGGHIMALHEVGSNNPDGIDIKEHKDETGKPVDGIPFHPYYTVKDLFGLGVFMFIFAVVLFYWPDGGGLFLEHPNFIPADPLKTPEHIAPVWYFAPHYAILRAVPDKFLGVLAMTVAILILFVLPWIDRNRTRSIRYRSTAFKVNLFAFAAAFIGLGYLGTQPPTTLGTLGSQLLSAVYFGFFIALYFISRHERTKAVPEHLQ
- the msrB gene encoding peptide-methionine (R)-S-oxide reductase MsrB, producing MSNEPDLWRETLSEEQYRICRLGGTEAPWSGALNDEKRPGRFDCVCCGRSLFVSDAKFDSGSGWPSFFQPASAEALITRSDTSHGMTRTEVLCAGCNAHLGHVFEDGPQPSGLRYCINSVCLDFVPTDEQPAT
- the petA gene encoding ubiquinol-cytochrome c reductase iron-sulfur subunit, which produces MADSPSNPARRRFLTGAATAVGAVGVGFAAVPFLSSFQPSAKAQAAGAPVDVNIGKLSPGQMTTVSWRGKPVYLVHRTDRMLESLPELNDEVQDPDSRVVEQQPPFAANIYRAREEHKRYLVVVGICTHLGCAPTYRPEVAPDDLGDDWKGGFFCPCHGSKFDISGRVYKGVPAPTNLEVPPYVYVSGDIVRVGGTEEEAA
- a CDS encoding cytochrome c1; its protein translation is MIRITFLMFLIGLIATPNAKAASSNYPLADAEVDLSDKASLYRGAQTFMDSCASCHSAKMMRFGRIGEDLGLSDEQLAVLMPDESSKPGDVIETNMPAEYAQQTFGIVPPDLTLSARVHGADWMYTYLTTFYEDPDTLWGVNNAVFPLVSMPHVLAAEQGLKQPVYETEGEGEDAKRRLVGLESPERPGTLSEEEFEQKMRDLTAYMVYMAEPAALLRAHYGPYVLAFLFIFTLVMYLLKKEYWRDIKH
- a CDS encoding glutathione S-transferase N-terminal domain-containing protein, translated to MATVNRRSVMTLFTSPDSPDCHRTRIVLAEKELTAEIIDLSEQEPPEDFHDLSPEGTVPVLADRDLVLTNARVIMEYLDERFPHPPLMPVDPVSRAKVRTALYRIEKDWYGLLPEFERGEKTVARARKQLKEELLSAAPIFSAMPFFMSEEFSLADVTLAALLWYLPKYGIELTGPGAKPIQDYMDRVFSRPTFQASLTEVEREMRG